Within the Salvia hispanica cultivar TCC Black 2014 chromosome 4, UniMelb_Shisp_WGS_1.0, whole genome shotgun sequence genome, the region tcaaccaattaacatataaaaaaaatctacaatcctataaaatataaagtttattACTTACATTGTAGTAatatatgatataaaaaatacgaattaaaaaaaaacaaaattagccAAAAGTTTAAATCGAATCGAACTGAAAAAccaaactaaattttaaatttcaggtTTGATTCTTATTGGATTTTGGTTATTTTGCCCCTCCCCTAGCACATTCTTTGTgtagaaattaattagtgcTAAATAAATATCccattttaaattgatataataaataaagaaaaataagtaaaaaaacaagaatatgGATCAATGAAGGCCCGACGGATTTTAGATCCGGCCCGATGGTGTATGGAAATTGCCAACTCTTACTTGCAATGCAGGCCAAGCTGACAAGAATGCATTACAAAAAACATTAATCTAATAttcaaaacattaatttattactcaaGAAATGGTCACAACACATTCAATCTATGTctacaaccaaaataattCCCAATATTAAACATGTCTTATTTTACTGTTACAAACAATTTCAACATCTCACTGCATTCCAAAATTTGGTGATCTTTCACATTCGTTTCTTCATCAGTGATGGCAATAGTTCTTTCAGTGCTTCGAAAACGTAGCAAGCACGTCGAAATAGTTGGGGAAGGTCTTACGGGTGCACCCGGGGTCCTTGATGGTCACTGGAACCTCGGCACATGCAGCCAGAGAGAAGGCCATCGCCATCCTATGGTCGTCATACGTGTCAATCTCCGTCACATTCAGTTTCTCCGGTGGGGTGATCACGCAGTAATCCGGCCCTTCCTCAACCGTTGCTCCCAGCTGAAACATAGGTACAAGTAGAACGATGATCACACGAGAGATATCCACAGATGGAGGAAACGCGCGTAAAATGCAACATACCTTCCTAAGCTCTGTGCAAATGGCAATCATTCTTTCGGTTTCTTTAACCCTCCAGCTGGCCACTGCAAACAAATGGGAGATAACGGGTCAGTTTTCGCAGACGAGATAAGTAGCATTGAAAGCAGAAGATTCTGAGCAAAAGTTGATCAAAGGCAGTGAGAATAGATGCTCCTGGCTTAGGCCCATTGATTGGAGATAGGATAAGATTTTGGTAAAGGATCAAAGGTAAAGAGTATTAAGATTCTTTAAATCATCATCCACATTGCTTTCGTTTTCATTTATAACTACGGAAGCAGATAGCGACATTTTAGCTGACTTGTGTCAactacttcatttattattcacTAACGAAGAGAAACATATGATCGTGTTATAAGAGGCAGCCGTACCATCTCTTATAGCAGTGGGTCCATCTGCAAAAAGTGCCACCACAGCGAGAGTCATGGCCACATCGGGCATTTTGTTCATGTTTATGTCAACGGGTCGCAAATGTTTCCTTCCAAATGCATCACGAGGAGGTCCCTTAACAGTCACACTGTTCTCGGTCCAGGTCACCTCAGCACCCATTTTTTCAAGAACCTCGGCAAATTTAACATCACCcttcaaaatgaaatatatgagCAGAAGATATTAGAAATCCCGTCATCTGAAAGGATCAGAAAGATCACAACATCAAATGAAGCCGAAATACCTGCAAACTGCTCGTTCCACACCCTTCAACAGTAACAGTTCCACCAGTAACAGCTGCACCGGCCAAGAAGTAACTTGCGCTTGAGGCATCACCTTCCACATAGGCTTTCCCAGGAGACCTGATAATTGCATCAAGTTCAAGTTAAAGCTTCAACAAATCGAATTCCTCAAACCTGCTTACATATCAGTGTGGAGGAACTTACTTGTACTTTTGACCTCCTCGGACAAAGAACCGGTCCCAGCTGTCACTGTGCTCTACTGAGACACCAAAGCGTTCCATCAATTTAAGTGTCATCTCCACATAAGGCACGGAAATGAGTTTGTCAATTATTTCAATCTCAACGTCTCCTAAAGCTAGGGGTGCAGCCATGAGCAGAGCAGTCAGGTATTGGCTGCTTATGGATCCAGATAGCTTCACCTGCAGACATAAGGCAAGAACAGAGAGAAGATAAATAATAGATTCTCAGTGACGTTCTAATATAtaagtgttgttttgtttcCATTTCCAAATTGGGACGAAAAAATTCAGAGCGAGGAAGAAGTTCATTCAGTACTCTTATCCAGATAAGGTGGCACCGAAATAAACACTCACGATAGCATGTTCTGTTGTTTGAATGTATTCATCTATTCAGTTCACATATGATAAGATAAGGGATAAGGCAGAAGAAAACAATCTCCCAAGTCTAATTTATTAGCAGAAAAGCCGAATATTTCATCCTAGATGAAAGAAACCAACATGGTAGGTATCAGTTTGAAGCATTGGGTACGACGTTACTGTATGTATCAGTCTGagtaatttccaaaaaaatggCAGAATTAAATTTCAAGTGAGAGGAAGACCCACCTTCCCACCAGGAAGACCTCCTTTTCCAACAACACGAACAGGGGGACAATCAGTGCCCAGGAAACAATCAACTTCAGCACCGAGCTGCTTAAGTCCAGTGACTAAATCACCAATAGGTCTCTCTCTCATGCGAGGGACTCCATCAAGCACATAGCTGAAAACCATGACAAAGTATAAATTCCAGACAGTaagaaatcaatcaagattactgacaaataaatcaatcaagattatttaattatattaagtgCCCCTTGCAGCTACAATTATCCAAAACTCAAATAGAATCACACTAAAAATTCTCAAGGATCAGgcataaatgtaaataatacACTGGTGGAAAGTGTGTAAATAATATACCTTGCATTCCCACCAGCAGCAACAACTGCAGCAGTCAATGGGCGCATTGCTGTTCCTGCATTTCCTAAGAAAAGTTGAATTTCTTCCTTGGCTTCTTTAGAAGCTGGAAATAGGCCACCAGAGCCTCCCACAACTGCGCGTTGATTAGCTTTGTCTTCTTCGACATCTAACCCAAGAGTCCTCAAGGCACCAAGCATATAATGAATATCATCACTGCTTAGCAAGTTGTCCACAACAGTCGTTCCCTAGAAAACATGTAAGGGTTATTTCAGGAACATAGTTAAAAGTAGACATAGACCAAAGAACTAGTAGATAACTGTGGAGCACATTCAACATCCACCAGAAGTTTATTGCATCTTGTGACTGGCtaacttataaatttacacaaggaaagataaaaatatgcatgAAATAATCTGTGAAAAGAGATTAGGGACTCCTAACGTATTTCTAGCActaatcaaatgaaaatttgaggCGGCGTGAAAGGTTCAAAATATGATACTATACataaaagaagagaaaaattatGTGATCATAACTTTTCTTCTCATACTCTCAATCTTCAGCTACAGATGGACAAGTGTTTCAAACATGTAATCCTagatcaaataaagaaagataTCTGACAAGTGTTGGACATAGATTCTCCAACTGCTCAACAACTAAGTACATGCTACAAAGTAAAACTACACGCTCAATCAATACGACATATTTCATGTCAGATAAGAATCCATCTTCTCCAAGCCAACTACATAGACAAAGGGAGAGATGTCTAGGAAGCTCCACTAGATGGAAATACTAACCACAAGTAAGTGAGCCATTAACTGCCATATTGCATGGAAATAGGTCTACGACAGCAAGTAAAGAAATGCTCTGTGTAAAAGATACTATCACACATATTTTTGGcctaggaaaaaaaaaactaaatcaatTTGATTATCTCAGTCAAATTCAGCTTTAATACAAGTGTACAGAACACAAACATAAGCATTGCATTTATACTTTataacaaagaaaatgaaCCCTGAAACATGCATTTaagcaattaaaaaatatactatttcaGCATTGCAAATCGATAAGCAAAATGTAAGTTCTACCTCAGACAGAGCAGCAAGAAGCAAAATTCGGTTGGAGAGTGATTTAGAGCCCGGCAACTTAACAGTACCCGAGATTTCTCTGATGGGTTGGAGCACGATCTCCGGCACCGTCGAGGGCTTCTCCGTCGTCGCGACCGAGGCCACAACTCTCAATTGATTCGTCTTTTTAACCGTCAAGATCGAACTTTTACCCAATCCCCACGATCTTTTCGACGAATTGTTCAAACTCTTGGAGGCGAAAAACAAGGAGGACGAAGTTGAAGCCGGGGATTTAGCATTAGGGGTTGTGAATTTGGGCGAGGCGAGATTGTGCGCCATTTTCGCGACGTGAGCCATTAATTAAGAGCTGGTGTTTATCAGCAAATTGAGATATGTAATTGATGATTATAGATGAGAAATGAGTATTGAGGGATGGAGAATTGTTTGTAGTTGTGAAATGGGGGGTTAGGTTGAAGTAGaaggaggttggcgagttagaaTTTGGTCAGCATCGGTAACGATCAATTTCGCTTCACCAACCACTTCGAAATTTGGTGTgtttcacttttttcttattttgccatcattttattctttacattCGTCATAAATTCGTTTTTATCTTCAATTCCattaaataaagagaagaaCAGTGTCTCGTAGAGCAAAAtgtttgttgacattttactcctcttttacttttttaattatgtaaatatttaaattgttatataCTATCATAAGAATATTGATAAAGAGAAGACAATTTGAAGGGAAAATGATTTAAACTgacaaaatatggtaaaatgTATATCCTCATCAGAACGTCAAATAGTAAGAAAATGAGGTAtactacaataaaaattagtcattTCTTGTCGATGCTTATTATTCGATATACATACTAGGCATATAATATACTAGTGAATAAATGTAGATATTTGCTTCATTAGGCTGTAAAATAcaccattattattattctagTAGTATAAGTTAAAGGGTACTttgcataataaaattaaaatttatactactaagACTAAGATTTGGTAGGAAAATATTGTTACATcagataaatataaatggaaaatagCTTTCTGGGTTGGTAATGGGTATAGTGCCTGAGGCTGTGCCTTGTTGGCACAAAACATAAGTGGTCGCGAGCATTAACATTATACTGTAATTGATAGAACTGTATCCACCAAACACAATCACCAACCACTAGATTGGTATGGTTGGTGAGCTCATTTTATAttggagtactactatatgtCATAGATCTGGAAAGGGCCAGATTGGGTCTCTCATTCTTGCattgaatcaaataaaatatcatttcatttcattacaATAGTCATAAATATGTTCTTGTGCATGCTACATGCGTCCAATGTCAGTCCTGGTAAATTTATCAACTTCACCACGTGTTAAATGCACAATCTTCTTTAAAAGATTCAAATAGcatgaaaatatattgaaacAAATCTAACTTAGCATACATTTATAGATAAAGTATTGCTCATACCACttattgagagagagaatatgcTGAAGGCTTATGCTAAGTGATGATGATGGTCCCACCACATAATTGAATACCTACCCTTCAACATCTAAAGGGAAAAGagtccaaaaataataaaagcaaACAAGTTAACATATTGCTGTTAATCACTGGTATGAAAAGCCAAAATTGAAACAATGTGGATAGCCCAATCCTAGAGCTCACACCACTTATCTTTGATCTACCACACAATACTTGATGCCATCACCATTTATGGCCTCATTTTTCCTCAGTAGATGAGGATAGAACAGGTCACTTTCTATGAATTCAATGGCTTCAATCCATTATTTATAACCATCAAATTCAGAGGTGATAATAAAATGGTGATGGTTTTACTGGTTTGGGGAACAAGAGCCTTTTGATTGCTGATAAACAATTAAGgtacaaaatcaagaaatgttCGAGTTTACATATTCAAGAGAATTCTTGTGCCCAATATATATAACTCGATCACATTTTAGACTACAAAAGCTCAATCTTGATGGAACAAAAAACGAAAACAAGAGAATTGTGTATTCTTTATTAGGAATTCTCAGCTCTGCTGCTCCAAATCGAGCCCCTTTTCTCTTTATGTGCTTCAATCAAACCACAAACGACATCCGAATGGAAAGAAGAAAGCTTAGATCAACGCTTTGGCTGCGGCTACAACAGCTTCTGCTGTGATGCCGAACTCCTTGTATATCTTCCCAGCAGGTGCACTAGCCCCAAACCGATCAATTCCAATAGACTTTCCACTGGAGCCAACAATCTTGCCCCACCCGAACGTTGACCCAGCCTCAATGCTAACCCTAGCAGTCACTGCGGCAGGCAGCACGCTTTCCTTGTACTCAGCAGATTGCTCGTCAAAGAGCTCCCAAGAAACGAAGGAGACGACTCTCACTGCCTTGCCTTCCTTTCTGAGCTCATCAGCAGCCTTGGCTGCGATTTCCAGCTCTGAGCCGGTTCCAATCAGAATGACATCGGGCTTGTTGCCAGACGAGTTGTCTGAGATGGTGTATCCTCCCTTTTCCACTCCCTCAATTGAGGTGCCTGGGAGCTGGGGGAGCTTCTGGCGAGAAAGGGCCAGAACAGAGGGTCTCTTCCTGTTGACAACGGCCACCTTGTAGGCTCCTGCTGTCTCGTTGCCATCAGCTGGACGGAACATCAGAATGTTGGGCATGGCACGGAAGCTTGCCAAATGCTCAATTGGCTGATGGGTGGGTCCATCTTCGCCCAGCCCGATAGAATCGTGGGTCATGACGTAGATGACTCCAGCTTCAGACAAGGCAGAGATCCTCATGGATGCTCTCATGTAATCAGTGAACACAAAGAAAGTTGCACAGTAGGGGATGAAACCCGGGCTGTGAAGGGCAATTCCGTTGCAGATGGCTCCCATAGCATGTTCACGGACACCAAACCTCACGTTACGCTCTTCTGGTGTGTTCTTCTGGAAGTCTCCAAACATTTTAAGAAGGGTCATGTTGGACGAGGCGAGATCAGCACTGCCACCAATCAGACCAGGGAGAACCTTTGCAAGAGCATTGAGATTTGTCTGAGACAGATTTCTTGTGGCATCACCTGGGCTCTCGGGAGTGTATGTCTGAAACAAGCAGCGTTTAAACGTCAGAAATCAACaaggaaaaatatatactccacttGATAGCGAAGAGCAGGGTTTGCCTCACTACCCTTAAAGAGTACTGATGCTGCTATCAGCCTATCTATTCAAAATGTAACACTTGATCTTCTCAATAACTTGATTACCAATTAATAGCAATAATATTGGTAAATATAACTTACAGGAAGAGCCTTCTCCCAGCCAGCTGGCAAGGCACCGGTGATGATAGATTTCAGCTCAGCTGATTCCTCTGGGTACTTCTTCTCATATTCGGCAAACTTGGCATTCCATTCAGCTTCAAGAGCAGCTCCTTCGGGAGTGTGTCGGCTCCAATGACTGATACgaagaatattaaaattaaataggcGTTCATCTGCCAAGATACATAATAAACCTCAACCTGAGAAGTAAGGCGACACATCCTTACCTTTTCACATCTTCGGGCACATGGAACGGCTCATATGGCCATCCGAGATTCTGTCTGGTGGCCTCGACTTCCTTAGCACCCAATGCACTTCCATGGACACTGTACGAATTGGCTTTGTTGGGGGAGCCAAAGCCAATGGTTGTGGTAACCTTCTCGAACAAAAACAAGAGTCAACATTAATAACTCTTTTGTGAATAAAGAATGCTACATGGATATTTCTAATCGCCACTTTCACCGTCccattgaaaaatatcttaCCTTAATCAGAGTGGGTTTGTCCGTCACAGACTTGGCTTCCTTGATGGCAGCACGGATTTCATCATATCCGGTGTTACCATTCTTCACCCAGA harbors:
- the LOC125222869 gene encoding 3-phosphoshikimate 1-carboxyvinyltransferase 2 isoform X1; this encodes MAHVAKMAHNLASPKFTTPNAKSPASTSSSLFFASKSLNNSSKRSWGLGKSSILTVKKTNQLRVVASVATTEKPSTVPEIVLQPIREISGTVKLPGSKSLSNRILLLAALSEGTTVVDNLLSSDDIHYMLGALRTLGLDVEEDKANQRAVVGGSGGLFPASKEAKEEIQLFLGNAGTAMRPLTAAVVAAGGNASYVLDGVPRMRERPIGDLVTGLKQLGAEVDCFLGTDCPPVRVVGKGGLPGGKVKLSGSISSQYLTALLMAAPLALGDVEIEIIDKLISVPYVEMTLKLMERFGVSVEHSDSWDRFFVRGGQKYKSPGKAYVEGDASSASYFLAGAAVTGGTVTVEGCGTSSLQGDVKFAEVLEKMGAEVTWTENSVTVKGPPRDAFGRKHLRPVDINMNKMPDVAMTLAVVALFADGPTAIRDVASWRVKETERMIAICTELRKVCCILRAFPPSVDISRVIIVLLVPMFQLGATVEEGPDYCVITPPEKLNVTEIDTYDDHRMAMAFSLAACAEVPVTIKDPGCTRKTFPNYFDVLATFSKH
- the LOC125222869 gene encoding 3-phosphoshikimate 1-carboxyvinyltransferase 2 isoform X2 yields the protein MAHVAKMAHNLASPKFTTPNAKSPASTSSSLFFASKSLNNSSKRSWGLGKSSILTVKKTNQLRVVASVATTEKPSTVPEIVLQPIREISGTVKLPGSKSLSNRILLLAALSEGTTVVDNLLSSDDIHYMLGALRTLGLDVEEDKANQRAVVGGSGGLFPASKEAKEEIQLFLGNAGTAMRPLTAAVVAAGGNASYVLDGVPRMRERPIGDLVTGLKQLGAEVDCFLGTDCPPVRVVGKGGLPGGKVKLSGSISSQYLTALLMAAPLALGDVEIEIIDKLISVPYVEMTLKLMERFGVSVEHSDSWDRFFVRGGQKYKSPGKAYVEGDASSASYFLAGAAVTGGTVTVEGCGTSSLQGDVKFAEVLEKMGAEVTWTENSVTVKGPPRDAFGRKHLRPVDINMNKMPDVAMTLAVVALFADGPTAIRDVASWRVKETERMIAICTELRKLGATVEEGPDYCVITPPEKLNVTEIDTYDDHRMAMAFSLAACAEVPVTIKDPGCTRKTFPNYFDVLATFSKH
- the LOC125219445 gene encoding transketolase, chloroplastic, producing the protein MASSSSLTLSQAILSRSSIPRHGSSQQLHPASIPSFSGLKSISSSAAAAASLSRRRSAAVVRHPVIASAAVETLEKTTDTELVEKSVNTIRFLSIDAVEKANSGHPGLPMGCAPMGHILYDEVMRYNPKNPYWFNRDRFVLSAGHGCMLQYALLHLAGYDAVQEDDLKNFRQWESRTPGHPENFETPGVEVTTGPLGQGIANAVGLALAEKHLAARYNKPDSEIVDHYTYCILGDGCQMEGISNEAASLAGHWGLGKLIAFYDDNHISIDGDTEIAFTESVDTRFEGLGWHIIWVKNGNTGYDEIRAAIKEAKSVTDKPTLIKVTTTIGFGSPNKANSYSVHGSALGAKEVEATRQNLGWPYEPFHVPEDVKSHWSRHTPEGAALEAEWNAKFAEYEKKYPEESAELKSIITGALPAGWEKALPTYTPESPGDATRNLSQTNLNALAKVLPGLIGGSADLASSNMTLLKMFGDFQKNTPEERNVRFGVREHAMGAICNGIALHSPGFIPYCATFFVFTDYMRASMRISALSEAGVIYVMTHDSIGLGEDGPTHQPIEHLASFRAMPNILMFRPADGNETAGAYKVAVVNRKRPSVLALSRQKLPQLPGTSIEGVEKGGYTISDNSSGNKPDVILIGTGSELEIAAKAADELRKEGKAVRVVSFVSWELFDEQSAEYKESVLPAAVTARVSIEAGSTFGWGKIVGSSGKSIGIDRFGASAPAGKIYKEFGITAEAVVAAAKALI